A window from Nitrospirota bacterium encodes these proteins:
- a CDS encoding chemotaxis protein CheW, translating to MLRSTRQESDVKRSRLCGLVVFSVGGQRLAARAEEVGGVSHWPETMPVPSETPFVKAVARREKEVLPVFDFAERLNVHVQGTTPLCLVVKHEDGPMVIRIDEEIPALQMVERSAVQPYSGSDPDIVATYVDGAQRIPIYSLARLGKMGTERSPA from the coding sequence ATGTTAAGGAGCACGCGTCAGGAGTCCGACGTCAAGCGGTCAAGATTGTGCGGTTTGGTGGTGTTTTCGGTCGGAGGGCAACGCTTGGCAGCCAGGGCGGAAGAAGTGGGCGGAGTGTCGCATTGGCCTGAGACCATGCCGGTTCCAAGCGAAACTCCTTTTGTGAAGGCCGTGGCTCGGCGTGAGAAAGAAGTCTTGCCGGTGTTTGATTTTGCGGAAAGGCTGAACGTACACGTACAGGGCACGACGCCCCTGTGCCTGGTCGTCAAACACGAGGACGGCCCGATGGTCATTCGCATCGACGAAGAGATTCCCGCTCTGCAGATGGTCGAGCGGTCAGCCGTTCAGCCTTACAGCGGCTCCGATCCAGACATCGTCGCAACGTATGTCGACGGAGCCCAGCGTATCCCAATCTATTCGCTGGCCAGGTTAGGCAAGATGGGCACCGAGAGATCACCCGCATAA